TTTTTCAATTGCCAACGATGCTTTCTGGTTCGGTTCGCGACAATATTATGATTGGTCCTAGTCTTTTTAAGGAATCACTTAATGAACAAGAGATCGACAAACTGTTGGAGCAAGTAGCCCTCCCAAAATCAATGAAGGAACAAGATGCACGCTCACTTTCCGGCGGTCAAAAGCAAAGAGTATCTTTAGCACGGACGCTTGCCAATCAACCTGAAATTCTTCTATTAGATGAAGTAACCGCGTCACTTGATCCCCATAGTGCCGAAGAGATAGAAGAACTCATCCAAAGTTTGCATCGTTCAGGTAAATCAATTCTATGGGTCACTCATAATATAAAACAAGCGAAAAAAGTTGGTCAGTATACTTGGGTACTAGCTGGAGGAAACATCATTGAACAAGGTCACACAGATGATCTTTTTGACCATCCTAAACATGAACTCACAAAAGATTTCATATCCTCTACTTTCGTGAAGGAGGCTACAACCGAATGAGTACTCTCTCCCTATTTCTAACTCTAGTTTTTGTAGCATTTGCAATTCTACTGTCCTCCTGGCAAAAAATTGGGCTTGAAAAAGATATCCTAATCGGAACGGTTCGAGCTGCAATTCAATTAATAGCTGTCGGTTATGTCCTCCAAACCCTTTTTGAACTAAAATCTTGGGCGTTCATTGCTATCATGATTACTGTGATGATTACTGTTGCAACGTTAAATGCTCGAAAAAAGGGAAAGACCTTCCGAGAATTGGACGACGAATTGCGATAGCCATTACAGTAACAGAAATTTTAACCATTGGACTACTCCTTTCATTAAAAGTAATTGAACCAACGCCACGCTATGTGATTCCAATTAGTGGAATGATTATTGGAAATGGAATGGTCGTGTCTGGCTTGTTTCTCAACCGATTGAAAGCAGAACTAGACACAAGAAGAGAAGAAATCAAAGTTTATTTAGGTTTGGGTGCAACCTCGAAGCAAGCAATTTCATCGGTTATGCGTAATACCGTTAAAGCTTCAATGCTTCCAACCATCGATGGGATGAAAACAGTCGGATTGGTTCAGCTTCCGGGAATGATGACCGGCATGATCGTTGCTGGAGCCGATCCTATCGAAGCAGTACGTTACCAAATACTGATTATGTACTCCTTCACCGCTTCTGCGGCTATTACAGCGATCATTATGGGCCTACTTATACATGGACTCTTGTTTACAAAGGCTCACCAGTTTATCGAGTAAAGAAAGGATAAACTTCGATTCTTATCAATGTAAAAGACAACTAGAAAACCCTCCCATTCTCTAAATTCCGCACTTGGACTGATTAGTTTGTCCATACAGTTTAATTAAGGGTGAATATATTATTGTTAGCTAAGTGAAAAGGGGGGATAGTAAATGAGCAATCCATGGTTCTCTAATAACAGCCGTAACAGCGGCAAAAATTTTAACAAGGCAAAAGCTGAAAATGATTCAAAGTCAAAAGCTGAAAATGATTCAAAATTACATGCAGATTTTGATCTCGACAATGATTTCGATTCAGAAGTAGATACTGAAAACAAATCAAAAAATAAAAACACTGCTGTTGCAAAAGTTTTCAAAAGTGGAAATGCAGATATTTATGTCGATGTTAAAGTGAATTCTGACTCTAAAGCAAAAGTTCGTTCCCGTTCAGAATCTGATGCTGAAGCTGACCAAGATCAGGATCAAGATCAATCCCAAAAACTACAACAAAAACGTAAGTAAGTTGATCGATTTTGGATTTACTGGGGGGCCACCCCCCTTCTTACCTAAAGAATGAAATGGGGCCATTATAATGAATAATCCGGACGGGAATCGTTCCATGCAATACTTTGATAATTTGATGATGAAAACAAGAGGCAATACTTATAACGAAGTAAAGACGAACACCTCTTCTTCAGTCGATCATAGCGGAAATTCAGATGTAGATGTAAATGTAAATGTTGAACTAGATATGATGCCAATCGCACTTTCCTTATTATGTTTATCCCTTGTTAACAAACAAATATCCCAGCAAGAATTTGAATTTGCTGTAGAAAAACTAATAACAGTCAACGATCAATACAAAAAATCACATAGTAAAAATAAGGATTACTCAAAACCTGATTTGTTCAAAAGTGGTATATGGGAAAATAAATAAGGAAGCACGAGACGGTTCTCATGCTTCCTAGTTCCTGTATAACGTATGATAACCCTGTATCTATCATTTATCCTGTGACCAATTCACAGTAGGTATCGATCGTAGTATGTCTGTTTTGCGTATTTCATTCAATACTTTTTTACATTAAGCATTTTCTCTTAAGCTTGAACAATCCTCCGTACATTTCCCATACCACGTTTTAACCCCTCCTTGACTCTCTACCGCTTCAATCATCTTCCCGCAAATTTGACAAATAATAGTCCCCTGTTTAACGTGTAATTTCTCTGCCATCCTTATTCACTCCGTCCAAATGAAATTGATTTTAATTGAGTAGTGTCTCTAATAAACGATATTGATCTTGTTTATCAATAATTTTAGCATTCACATTTATCAACTCAATGTCCATTACCTGATTATCCTTAATTCCAACTGCTTTTCCAGACTGACCTTCGATTAGTAATTTAACTGCTGCTACGCCCAATTTGCTTGCTAATACTCGATCAAATGCAGATGGTTGTCCTCCCCGTTGAATAAAACCTAAAACGGAAGTTCTAACACTAATCCCTAATTTATCTTCAATGTAATGCTGTAAAGCTTCCAAATCATACATTCTTTCAGTAATAATGACGAGATTATCATTTTTCCCACTGTTGATTCTTAAACTTAATTCTGAACAAATCGTCTCGTAATCTAGCTTTTTTTCTGGAGTTGATACGATTTCCCCTCCACCAGCTAATGCAGAATAAAGTGCTAAGTCACCACAATATCGTCCCATTACTTCAACAATGGTTGTTTTGTCATGTGAAAAATCAGTGTCCTTTATTCTTCCAATACACTCCAAAACCGTATTTAACGTTGTATCAAAGCCTATTGCATAATCTGTATAGGATAAATCATTATCAATTGTGCCTGGAATTCCTATAACGTTAATGCCTAATTCATGCAATTTCAAAGCCCCTTTAAAAGAGCCTTCTCCACCGATTACAACCAATGCATCGATTCCGAACTTTCTCAGAGTCCTTAACGCTTTTTCTCTGCCCGAAATCTCCATAAATTTCAGGCTGCGTGAGGTTTTTAAAACGGTTCCACCCTTATCTGCAATATCATCAACATCGTTAGCGGACAATTTAATTATTTTCTCATCAATTAAACCTTGAAACCCACACCGAATTCCCATTACTTCAATATTATAGTAATTTGCAGCTTTTACGACCGCTCGGACAGCAGCATTCATTCCTGGGGCATCGCCACCACTTGTAAGGACCCCTATTCTGATCATTTCAAACACCCCTTAAGGAATTTTAGATATTTTTAAGAAAGAAATATCCGGCAATCAATTAAGACTTAGTGCCGGATACTCCCTATTCATTCTTTTTAACTTGATTTTTCTAGCTTATTTACAGTATTTTTATTGATTGCTTTTCCTGATTGTTTTACTAATAGCACGACAATCGACGAGCTTAAAATCATACTTACACCTAAGAAAATCATACTAGTATTAAAAGAACCTGTTGTATCTTTGATATAACCGACAATGTATGGTCCGAAGAATCCACCAAGGTTCCCGATACTATTAATAAGTGCAATCGCTCCAGCCGCCGCTGCTTCAGTTAGAAACGATGGTGGAATTGACCAGAATGGAGAATAAGCACCAAATGCTCCACAAAGTGCAATAGTTAAAAACACGAATGAAAGAACAATACTCGTATCTGAAACATAGCTACTAACAATCATAGCAATCGCACTAGTCGTTAAACATGCCGCTACATGCAGACGTCTTTCGTTCTTCTTGTCAGAGTGGTTTCCTACTAGAATCATAGATGCCATCGCAAAAACATACATTAACCCTAAAACCCAGCCCATCGATTGGGTACTAAGTCCCGTTGTCTCGGATAAACCTTTTGAAATCGTCGGTAAAAACATTACGATTCCATAATAACCAATCATCCAGCAGAAATATCCTAATGATAGTATTAATACATCGCGGTCTTTCAAAGCTTGCCAGAATGAGTAGTGTTTTACTGCTTGTTTCTCAAGTTTCTCTTTTGTTGTAACGTCAATTAACCATTTTTTCTCATCTTTATTTAACCATTTTACATCTTCAATTTTATCATCAAGGTAGAAAAAACAAATTACTCCTAGAATCGCTGCTGGAATCGCTTCCAAAATAAACAGCCATTGCCATCCAGCTAAGCCCATCCAGTCTACACCAAGCAAGAATGTTGAGAGCGGAGCACCTAATGCATTTGCACCTGGAATCGCAACCATAAAACCAGCGATTGCTTTTGCATGATGCTTTGATTGATAAAAGCCACTTAAATAGAAAACCATACATGGATAAAAACTCGCTTCAGCAACCCCTAAAAGGAAACGTGCCGTATAAAATTGCCACGGTGTTTGAACAAAAGCCATTAATACCGCAATAATTGCCCAAGTTACCATGATTCTACTAATCCATTTTCGGGCACCAATCTTTGTCATAATAGCGCTTCCAGGTACCTCTAAAAGAAAATACCCTAAGAAAAAGATTCCGGCTTCAAATCCGAATACCGCATTTGAAAAACCTAAGTCTTCATTCATTTGCAATGCGGCAAAACCGATGTTTACCCGATCAAGAATCGAAATTGTAAAACAAAGAAATAAAAACGGAATTAACCTTAACGTGACTTTTTTTGTCGTTATACGCTCTAATTGAAGTAGATCCAATATAATTCCTCCTTAGGTTTTCTTTTAACTTCCAGATTCCATTTTTGAACAATTAAAACTAGGTAAACCAGTTATAGGAACAGCCAACATTACATCATTTGCACCGTACGTAATTTTGCAAGTGCTTACATTTATTCATATAAAAACTACTATTCGTCAAAATATCGATAATCTAAATCTACCGATCACATTTATTCTATTAAAACTTCATATCATTGATCCAAAAAGCTAAAAAATAAAGACTATTTTATCATAGCAAATTTTACGGTACTAATTATATTAAAATTTCAAAAGTACTTTAATAACCTGTTCTGTTTTTTCGTCAACTACTTTCATTGCGCTCTTGACCTCTTCAATCGGCACAACCTTTGAAATAAGCATTGACGTATCAAAAAGACCGTTTGCGATTGCCTCTGCAGCAATTTCGAAATCTTGCCGAACATACATATTTGAACCCAATAATTTGACTTCTTTATTTTGTATGTAAGATAAGTCGATTTCCGGCTTCTTTCCAAAAAGTGCAACTTCTGAAACCTTTCCACCTCTTCTTACAATTTTTAAAGAATCATTTAAAACAGATTGAATTCCGACGGCAATAAATACTGTGTCGACCCCTTCTCCATCGGTTAGATCTAATATTGTTTCAACAACATCATTATGATTTGTATTAATTAGTTTGGTGGCTCCAAGCTTACTAGCAATTTCCAAGTTATACTCGACAGCGTCTGTAATAAATACTTGTGTTGCCCCAGAGCTTTTAGCAGCTAACAACAGTCCTAATCCAATCGGACCTGCTCCAAGTATCGCCACTTTTTCCCCAGGCCGACCCCTGCTTTTCTCACAGCATGGACACCCACTGCTAGTGGTTCAATCAGTGCACCTTGTTCGAAGGTTACATTGTCAGGAAGTTTTACGATCGTTTTTTCTGGTACGACAATAAATTCTCCAAATGAGCCAATCCATTCCTGAGTACCAAGAACCTTTTTTCGTTGGCAAATATTATAGTTTCCTGACTGACATGATTTACAAACCCCACATCCATAATGGGGCTCAACAGTCACTCGATCCCCAACTGAAACCATTTTTACTTCTTGACCAATTTCAACGACGACTCCTGCTAATTCATGTCCTGAAATGACCGGTGGAATTCGAAAGGGATGGGTTCCATGGTAAGCATGAATTTCGGATCCACATATGCCAGTTACAATAACTTGAATTTTGACTTGATTAGGATGTTGTAACTCTGGAATATCAACTTCTTCTAAAACGACTGAATATGGCTTATCGATTACTGCCGCTCTCATCTTCTACCCCCTTATTAACATCAGATAACTGTAACTCTCTTTGTTGTAAACTTAACTACTTGTCTACTAAGGTACCTTATATATTTAATATACTTTTACTTGTGTTGGTTTGTCAACAAGATTATAAAAACTATTGGTAAAAATAAAAAACCTAATGCGCAGCTAAGTTTACTAGCTTCCATCAGGTTTTAACAGTAGGTGAAAAGCAAAAAAAAATCCCCTTGTTGGGAATTTTTTTAATCTTTCCAATAACGATCGTATAAGTTTTGCATATGATCTGCCATGATTCGTTCTGCTTCTTTTTCATCATGTTCCTCTATCGCTTTGATAAGTAATTTGTGCTCTGCAAAATTACGATCACGATAATCAGGACGGGTAACTGTTCGATCCCGTAAAAATTTCCACATTTCTTGTTGCTTCATCGTTGCCGAAATAGCAGCCATGATACTGATATATAAGTCATTATGAGAGGCCTTAGCGATCCCATTATGTAGTGCCTCATCTGTTTCTGGAACATAGAAGCCTGCTTTTGTCTCTTCTTCCATTTTTTCAATTGTAGAGCGTAATTCTTGAATATCCTCATCTGTAGCTCTTAAAGCAGCATATCTACAAATAAGCGGCTCAATCGTCATTCTTGCTTCCACAATATCTTCTGGAGACACGGTTTCAAGTAAAATCCCTGATTGAGAGTTCTCTGAAGCGATTTGATTATTTTTGACATACACTCCCTCACCTTGACGTGAATAAATAAGACCGTTTAGCTCTAATGCACTGAGCGCCTGTCTAACGGGAGCACGGCTTACACCGAATTGCTCACACAGCTCTCTTTCTGCCGGGAGTTTGTCACCTATTTTAAATGTTCCTGATTGAATTTCAGAAAGAATTTGATTATAAATTTGAATATATAATTTTTTACTTGATACAGGATTAAAACTGATAATAACCACTTCTCTCCATATTTTTTGAATCATATTTTTTATAATTTATCCTTGATTAATTATATACTGTTACTTTTTAATGGGCAACAACCTTATAAATAGCTCCCTTTATCCAATTAACACTTTTCCTTTATACAGGAATACAGGCATGCCAGTGTGGGATGCCTGTAATGTAAGAATATCATAAATGTTTATCCATTAATCCATATGTGAGCCGCCGTTAATATCGATATCTTCACCAGTAATGTAAGAAGCTTCTTCAGATGCTAAGAAAGCAATTGTCGCCGCCACTTCACTTGTTTCACCAGGTCTACCCATTGGAATGCCTGCAATGACTGATTTAGCATCTTCTTCAGGCAAGGATTTCCAAATTTCAGTATTAACAAGCCCTGGCGCGACACAGTTTACGGTAATACCATCAAGTGCTACTTCACGAGCTAGGTTCTTCGAGAAGCCTAAAACCGCGGCCTTTGAAGCTGAATAGTGAGGACCTCCGAATACGCCCCCTCCTCTTTTTGCAGACACAGAGGATAGACTAATGATTCTACCAAACTTTTGTTTTTTCATTGTTTCTAAGACTGATTGAGTACACAAGAATAAACCAAACATATTTACACTAAATATTCTTGTAATGTCTTCTAAGGTCATATCTTGAACTGTTACTTTCTGAGAAATCCCTGCATTATTGACCAATATATCGATTCTGCCAAACGTTTGTAACGTTTTCTCGACCATTGCATCACAAGATTCTTTACTTGTAACATTTAGCTCAACACCAAGGGCTTTTCCACCAGCCTCTGTAATGGCATTTACTGTATCTTGTACACCAGCATAATTAATATCTGCAATTACCACAGCTGCTCCCTGCTTAGCAAGTGTTAGCGCAATCGTACGGCCAATCCCCTTTTCGGAACCGCTACCAGTAACAATCGCTACTCTATTTTTCAATTCAAACATTATCAATCTCTCCCATTTGACTATTTTTATACAAAATTTGCTTAGGATTACGAATTAAGCATTTCCTTTGCTGTTCTAACAATGTCATTAACCGTAATTCCGTTAAGCTCCATTAGTTTTTCGTAAGGTGCAGATTGTCCGAACTGATCTTGAACTCCAATTCGTCTAACTATTCCTTTTCCTTCTTCAGCAACAACTTCACATACTGCACTGCCAAGGCCATTTAAAATATTATGATCTTCAACTGTAATAATCTTACCAATATTTAAACAGTCGACTACTGCATCACGATCCAGTGGTTTTATTGTATGCATATCTAATAGCTTTACGGATATGCCTTCTTTTTCTAATTCCTTTGCTGCTTCTAATGCTAAATAGACAGTGTCTCCATTTGCAATGATGGCTAGATCGCTTCCATCCTTAACCTTTTTTGCTTTTCCAATAATGAATTCTTCATTTTCTTCATAGATGACAGGAACAGCATCTCTTGTAAATCGTAAATAAACTGGCCCGTACAGTTCTGCTGCTTGTTCTACTAATTTTCTAGTAGAATAATAATCTGCGCCCATAATGACTGTCATATTTGGAATCGTTCTTAAGACACCCATATCCTCAATACTTTGATGACTTGCACCATCATTTGCAGGAGTTAATCCACCATGAGAACAGGCAATTTTTACATTTAGGTTAGGATAGCAAATCTCCTGTCGAATTTGCTCTGCCATTCTTAATGAACCAAAGACCGCGTAAGTGCTTACAAATGGAATTTTGCCAGTTGTGGCGAGTCCAGCTGCTAAACCAGCAGCATTTTGTTCAGCAATCCCTACGTTTACATGTTGATTTGGTAATTGCTTAGCAAATTCTGTTGTTTTGCAAGACTTACCGATATCAATATCCACGACGAAAATATTTTCATTCTTTTTTCCTAATTCTACAATTACATCACCGAAGGCTTCACGTGTTGCTTTTTTCACTAAGATATCTTTTTCTAGTAAACTCATTATCTTAAACCTCCTGCTACTTCTGCCATTGCAAGTTCATATTCTTCTTTATTTGGAGCAACTCCGTGCCAGCCACAAACGTCTTCCATGAAAGAAACGCCCTTACCTTTAACGGTGTTGCAAACTATACATTTTGGTTTTCCATTTTTAGCTTCTCGAATATTGTCTAATGTCTTGACAATTTCTTCCATCGAATGCCCATTTATTCTTTTCGTTTCAAAGCCAAATGCTTCGAACTTCTTTTCTAAATCCTGGTTCGGCATTACTTCTTCCGTTGTACCATCAATTTGTAGTCCATTATCATCTACAAATACAACGAGATTATCTAATTGGTATTTGACTGCACTTTGGGCAGCCTCCCAAATTTGTCCTTCTTGACACTCGCCATCGCCAACGATGGCAAAAACCCGATAATCCTTTGCATCTCTTTTTCCACCAAGTGCCATTCCTACTGCACAAGAAAGTCCCTGTCCAAGTGATCCAGTTGAAATATCAATACCTGGACATTTTTTCATATCCGGATGACCTTGAAATGGTGAGCCGTATTGTCTTAAAGTATGAATTGTTTCATAAGGAACAAACCCAAGTAAGGCTAATGCTGAATATTGGATTGGACAAACATGACCTTTTGATAAGACAAACCGGTCTCTGTCTTCCCATTTCGGATTTTTAGGATCAATGTTCATTTCCTTAAAGTAAAGTGCCGCTACGACATCAGCTGCAGATAGGGAGCCTCCAGGATGTCCAGATTGTGCCCCATATATCATCGTAAGTGCAGCTTTCCTTAATTCAATTGCTTTTTGTTTTAATTCCTCAATACTAATCTCTTTCATTTCAGTCACCTCGTTAAATTATGACTTGCTGATGTTTAAAGGCTCACTTGTTATGTTGTTCACTTGTCTACTAAGTTACCTTATGTTTTTAGTGTACCTCTGCTTTTGCCAATAGTCAACCATGATATACAACTATAATGAAATATTTTTATTTAGCAGAAGTGGATAAACACAATATTTTAACAGCATGGATTGTGTTAGAATATTTCTATGAGTTTACTATGAAAGAGGTTGAGGTTAGTTTGTTTTATAAAATTGCAGTATTTGTCGTAAGGGTGTTCTTGCACATCCGATTTAAAATTAAAATTATCGGGATTGAAAATATTCCGGAAGGTGCAGCTATTCTAGCAATGAACCACACTAGTAACTTTGATGGACCAATGGTTGGGGTCCATACCCCGCGTAAAATGTTTATTATGGGGAAAGAGGAGCTTTTCAAAAACAAGTTTTTTGCAAAGGTAATCCACGAATTAGGCTGCTTCCCGATCAAAAGAGGACAAGCGGATATAAAATCGCTAAAGTATACATTAAGAATCTTAAAAGAAGGCGGTCTATTTTCTATATTTATAGAAGGAACTCGCTCAAAATCAGGAGAAATGCAGGAGGCAAAAAAGGGTATAGGTTTTATCGTTGCCAAGAGCAAAGCACCGGTTGTTCCTACTTACATTTACGGAACAAGAGATAGCTGGTTTAAGTCTGCTGGTGTTATTTTTGGCAAACCAATGACCTTTGATGACAGCGTATCACATGAAGAAATTGCCCAGAGAATTGCGGTAGAATTAAAAAAGCTTAATCCGAATAAAGAACTTTCTTAAAGAAGGTTCTTTTTTTGTTAATTAAGCTGCGTTAAATTTGAGTGTTGCTTTCCGCTCCAGGTGCTTTGCTTTCCGCGGGGCGGGCGGTGAGCCTGTCTAGCTACAGCGGTTCAGGGGCTCGGGGTCATAAGCCAATCCGTCAAGAAGGTCAAAGAACGACCTTCATGCCGGCTCGTCTTATGCCTGTCGCCCCTGGGCAAACCGCCTCCGCTTTTCCTACTCCTCGTCGCTACCGCTCCTGCGGGGTCTCACCTGTCCCGCTGCTCCCGCAGGAGTCTTCGCACCTTCCGCTCCAATCAACTCGTGCCCAAAACAGCATTGAGCTTTAAAACAACCTTTTATTAATTAAAGAGGATCAACCTAACACATTAGGTTGATCCTTAACAAACTTTCTATTTCGCTTTCTCAAGCAATTCCTCAAAAGGTGCTAAATCTATTCCTTTTGCCTTTAAAAGTTTGACCGCACGAACTTGCATATCACCAGGTGATGCAATAATATAGCCTTTCACTACATCTTCCTTTGTAACAGTATCACTTGAAACGCCTTCCAAAATAATATTTTCGATTTTCTTTTTTGCCATTGGGCGTACAAACACGGGGATTGGACTAACTAATTCTTCCAATAAGTCTTTTGCATCTTGATTCCATTCCATAATATTCTATTCCTTCCTAATTTTAAAATTTCATAAACTATTATACATTTTTATACATTTATACACCATAGTAATATTATTAAATGTGTATTGTCTTAGATTTTTTCACAAAAAAACCGCACAATAATCACTGTGCGGTTGCTTGTATGTTGATTAAATTGCTTTTTCCTCTAATTCTACTGACTTTACATTTTTCTTTTTAAATCCATACAATCCAAATAATAAAACGAACCATAGTGGGGTTAGCATTAAGGCAACACGTGTTTCTTCCGCAATTCCCATGATTACAAGAAGAAAGGCAAAAAATGCTAATACAACATAATTAATAAATGGTGTAAGTGGTGCTTTAAAGGTAGATTTTGCACGCAAATCTGGGCGAGTTTTTGTATAGCGAATATGTGCAACTAGAATGATCCCCCAAACCCAGATAAAGCAAATGGCACTAATTGTTGTTACAATGCCAAACGCTTGTCCAGGAAGTAGTTTACTCAACAGAGCTCCAATCGAAATAACAACTGTTGAAGTAAACAACGCATTACTAGGTACCGCATTTTTATTTAATTTTGCAAATTGCTTTGGACCCTGATCATTACTGCTTAAATTGTAAAGGATCCGGCTCGTAGAAAATAAACCGCTATTACATGCTGATGCTGCAGAAGTTAAAACGACGAAATTGATGATTCCTGCTGCAACGGGAATTCCAACTAAACCAAATACTTGTACAAACGGGCTTTGAGAAGCGCTCAATTGTTCCCAAGGATTAATTGTTAGAATAACAATGATGGCACCCATATAGAAAAATAGAATTCGCAACGGAATTTTGTTAATCGCAGATGGTATGTTCTTTTGTGGATCAGATGTTTCTGCAGCAGATACACCAACTAACTCTACTCCAACGAAAGCAAAAAGCACCATTTGGAAGGATAGTAAGAAACCGGTAATTCCATTCGGGAAAAGACCACCATATTGCCATAAATTATTTAATGTAACCGCTCCGGCATCTGTTTTGAAACCAATAATTAGCAAAATTACGCCAATTGCGATTAGGGCAAGAATCGTAATAACTTTAATT
The DNA window shown above is from Bacillus sp. T3 and carries:
- a CDS encoding amino acid permease, encoding MAQQELKKDLKNRHVQLIAIGGTIGTGLFLGSGKAIQLAGPSIIFAYLIIGIAVFFVMRALGELLLSNSGYQSFTDFAADYLGPWAGYVTGWTYWFCWVMIAMADIIAVGVYVQYWFEIPQWVAPVICLIILLGLNLLTVKLFGELEFWFALIKVITILALIAIGVILLIIGFKTDAGAVTLNNLWQYGGLFPNGITGFLLSFQMVLFAFVGVELVGVSAAETSDPQKNIPSAINKIPLRILFFYMGAIIVILTINPWEQLSASQSPFVQVFGLVGIPVAAGIINFVVLTSAASACNSGLFSTSRILYNLSSNDQGPKQFAKLNKNAVPSNALFTSTVVISIGALLSKLLPGQAFGIVTTISAICFIWVWGIILVAHIRYTKTRPDLRAKSTFKAPLTPFINYVVLAFFAFLLVIMGIAEETRVALMLTPLWFVLLFGLYGFKKKNVKSVELEEKAI